From Campylobacter upsaliensis, the proteins below share one genomic window:
- a CDS encoding tyrosine-type recombinase/integrase: MIEKILNSTLYERNGVWYIDASIVRNGTQERLRFSTSFAVDEMKKQSEQYALLKELKTDFVKLYLKKQKHKFKKTYEAHKKRGVKLFKNVAKDFLDSLYGLKPKSKNSLVENIRPALGFFEWHNVTDIDKEEIEKFFNFLDEKNISVCTKKHYAKTLNRVLCYALENELIEKNPFKMRKWRDDTKEIQAFSNQEIQTLLTQSTGEIGIYLKIALLCGARTGEILALQWKHIDFENEKIIIEQSINSFGLGSPKTANSRRIIDLLKPLFEFLEQVKEQRKPSEEDFIFKGVLKPYIKNFHKSYLRVQYITLLSRFNIAYRPIYNTRHSFASFMLSKGENLMWVSWMMGHKNTSITLSFYSKYLPSGTHAEFLKGFLGGAL, from the coding sequence ATGATAGAAAAAATTCTAAATTCTACGCTTTATGAGCGTAATGGTGTGTGGTATATCGATGCAAGTATCGTTAGAAATGGGACGCAAGAAAGACTGCGTTTTTCGACTTCTTTTGCGGTGGATGAGATGAAAAAGCAAAGCGAGCAATACGCCCTTTTAAAAGAGCTTAAAACGGACTTTGTAAAGCTCTATCTTAAAAAGCAAAAGCACAAATTCAAAAAGACCTATGAAGCACATAAAAAAAGAGGCGTGAAGCTTTTTAAAAATGTGGCTAAAGACTTCTTAGACTCCCTATACGGGCTTAAGCCAAAGTCTAAAAATAGCCTTGTGGAAAACATACGCCCCGCGCTTGGCTTTTTTGAGTGGCATAATGTAACAGACATCGATAAAGAGGAAATTGAGAAATTTTTCAATTTCTTAGATGAAAAAAATATCAGCGTTTGCACGAAAAAGCACTATGCCAAAACGCTAAATAGAGTGCTTTGCTATGCTTTAGAAAATGAGCTTATAGAAAAAAACCCCTTCAAAATGCGAAAATGGCGTGATGATACAAAAGAAATTCAAGCCTTTAGCAATCAAGAAATTCAAACCCTACTCACGCAAAGCACAGGAGAGATAGGCATTTATCTTAAAATCGCCCTTTTGTGTGGGGCTAGAACAGGCGAAATTTTAGCCTTGCAATGGAAGCATATAGACTTTGAAAATGAAAAAATCATCATAGAGCAAAGTATCAATAGCTTTGGCTTAGGCAGTCCTAAAACGGCAAATTCAAGGCGGATTATAGATCTTTTGAAACCTCTTTTTGAATTTTTAGAGCAGGTTAAAGAGCAAAGAAAGCCAAGTGAGGAGGACTTCATCTTTAAAGGCGTTTTAAAGCCTTATATAAAGAATTTTCACAAAAGCTATTTAAGAGTGCAATACATCACCCTTTTAAGCCGTTTTAACATCGCTTATCGTCCTATTTATAACACTAGGCATAGCTTCGCCTCCTTTATGCTTTCAAAGGGGGAGAATTTAATGTGGGTAAGCTGGATGATGGGGCATAAAAATACAAGCATTACGCTAAGTTTTTATTCTAAATACCTACCAAGCGGCACGCACGCGGAGTTTTTAAAGGGCTTTTTAGGGGGTGCGCTATGA
- the dnaG gene encoding DNA primase — MDLQEFKSRIDIVRIIENYLILRKEGAFYKANCPFHAEKTASFIINVNKGYWHCFGCGKGGDAIKFLQDYKNLSFTEAAAEVAKLENIEFSFNSTQKEEFGFLKELGEYFKNNFNEECLAFCKKRGLDESDIGEFELGYTGDLENLLRFLKAKNYMSLAKKLGYIKENQKGFYSLFVGRLSFVIKDSFGRVRGFSTRELKAGGKLGKYVNSLNSELFNKSFLLYGFDKAKDYARLSKKLYLCEGFFDAIALQKAGFKSAVACLGTAFTHSHLSLIKRLNVENLELVFVPDKDKAGYEAVNKALWLCFENEFFNLKVALCKKNVKDIGEFMQKYDIKSLALHTYEGLEFYIKFAMQKAQNSEAKHALFIKLKKMIESVSNFYLKKELFSKAARLLNIDESEFLKAKKTFKNDTENQRQILQIIKSALNDEDFKERLIYYAGEFLDRAFFNDEGKKRELLADESVEIYAKERQNEALKAFVLSNLYKQKESEKEPLRLKELASKITQIKSEV, encoded by the coding sequence ATGGATTTGCAAGAGTTTAAAAGTAGGATAGACATCGTTAGGATTATAGAAAATTATCTCATTTTAAGAAAAGAGGGGGCGTTTTACAAGGCAAATTGCCCCTTTCACGCGGAAAAAACTGCCTCTTTTATCATCAATGTTAATAAGGGCTATTGGCATTGCTTTGGGTGCGGAAAGGGTGGTGATGCTATCAAATTCTTACAAGATTATAAAAATCTTAGCTTCACTGAAGCGGCGGCTGAAGTGGCGAAGCTTGAAAATATAGAATTTAGCTTTAACTCCACTCAAAAAGAGGAATTTGGCTTTTTAAAAGAGCTTGGTGAGTATTTTAAAAATAATTTTAATGAGGAGTGCTTAGCTTTTTGCAAAAAAAGGGGCTTAGATGAGAGTGATATAGGCGAATTTGAGCTTGGATATACGGGGGATTTGGAAAATTTGCTTAGATTTTTAAAGGCGAAAAATTATATGAGCTTAGCCAAAAAACTGGGTTATATCAAAGAAAATCAAAAGGGCTTTTATTCTCTTTTTGTAGGGCGCTTAAGCTTTGTGATAAAAGATAGCTTTGGCAGAGTGAGGGGCTTTTCTACAAGAGAGCTAAAGGCAGGAGGAAAGCTTGGCAAATATGTGAATTCTTTAAATAGTGAGCTTTTTAATAAGAGCTTTTTGCTTTATGGTTTTGATAAGGCAAAAGACTATGCGAGGCTTTCTAAAAAGCTTTATTTATGTGAGGGCTTTTTTGACGCGATCGCCTTACAAAAAGCGGGTTTTAAAAGTGCGGTGGCTTGCTTAGGGACGGCTTTTACGCATTCGCATTTAAGCCTTATCAAAAGGCTAAATGTGGAGAATTTGGAGCTTGTTTTCGTGCCTGATAAGGATAAGGCTGGCTATGAAGCTGTGAATAAAGCTCTTTGGCTGTGCTTTGAAAATGAATTTTTTAATCTCAAAGTGGCGCTGTGTAAAAAAAATGTGAAAGATATAGGCGAATTTATGCAAAAATACGACATTAAAAGCCTAGCTTTGCATACTTATGAGGGTCTTGAGTTTTACATTAAATTTGCTATGCAAAAGGCGCAAAATAGTGAGGCAAAACACGCGCTTTTTATAAAGCTTAAAAAGATGATAGAAAGCGTGAGTAATTTTTATCTTAAAAAAGAGCTTTTTAGCAAGGCGGCAAGGCTTTTAAATATCGATGAGAGCGAGTTTTTAAAGGCAAAAAAGACTTTTAAAAATGATACGGAAAATCAAAGACAAATTTTGCAAATTATTAAAAGTGCTTTAAACGATGAGGACTTTAAAGAAAGGCTTATTTACTATGCGGGGGAGTTTTTAGACAGGGCGTTTTTTAACGATGAGGGCAAAAAAAGGGAGCTTTTAGCTGATGAAAGTGTGGAAATTTACGCAAAAGAAAGGCAAAATGAAGCCTTAAAAGCCTTTGTTCTTTCAAATCTTTATAAGCAAAAAGAAAGCGAAAAAGAGCCTTTGAGGCTTAAGGAATTAGCCAGTAAAATCACACAAATTAAAAGCGAGGTTTAG
- a CDS encoding portal protein, protein MLSLNELKELYDFDLRASQRSFYEFHQSLKYYHGDQIDPVNLQTILERRQSPVIENIFKLIINKIIGYKAQSIAEIKVSGRQESDHNTAILINDILKVFSEDINYNKEIIKRDRNLIFGLGLCELWCEKDNEGDFFLSLKSLDPLSFLMDAYSEDLNALDARRFHKKLNMGFEEAKRLLKTPPYIKNQRNFDQRCILIESWIKEEQGFARYIWQEEGLLSYEKKPFKNGMHPFIVSKFNIDEKGVWYGLFRDIKPLQDYINYSENKMMNMIGTLKAFFEEDAILEAEEFIKQASLDNAVVKVRSGALRDNKLKFVEHHNDIATISAKANEKRNLAKMISGLNDEALGIANNRMSNDAISQRREAGLMGLQEYLNACDAMDRLIFKKAIDYISLYFTKKQVFQISDERVGQRYFSINENENNRIKIGKFDLSYKSQIKTQSNEEKLASWAEIIKSFSHDPNLMSQMMLLMLKDVQSTQAKDLLELITQKQNEAQNESENLEKELNLENMKLELEKKKAEILELKAKTKKYSSQGDLAHGVAINQSTQNALLLENPKSLEQKGNASMQKAGQDLR, encoded by the coding sequence ATGCTTTCACTTAATGAGCTTAAAGAACTTTACGATTTTGATTTAAGAGCAAGTCAAAGATCTTTTTATGAATTTCATCAAAGTTTAAAGTATTATCACGGCGATCAAATCGACCCTGTGAATTTACAGACCATTTTAGAAAGAAGACAAAGCCCCGTTATAGAAAATATTTTTAAACTCATCATTAATAAAATCATAGGCTATAAAGCCCAAAGTATAGCAGAAATCAAAGTCAGCGGACGCCAAGAAAGTGATCATAATACCGCGATTTTAATCAATGATATTTTAAAAGTATTTAGTGAGGATATAAATTACAATAAAGAAATCATTAAAAGAGATAGGAATTTAATTTTTGGCTTAGGCTTGTGCGAGTTATGGTGCGAAAAAGACAATGAGGGCGATTTTTTCTTAAGTCTTAAAAGCCTAGATCCGCTTAGCTTTTTAATGGACGCTTATAGTGAGGATTTAAACGCTCTTGATGCAAGGCGTTTTCATAAAAAGCTTAATATGGGCTTTGAGGAGGCAAAAAGGCTTTTAAAAACGCCCCCTTATATCAAAAATCAAAGAAATTTCGACCAAAGATGTATTTTAATAGAAAGCTGGATCAAAGAGGAGCAGGGTTTTGCTAGGTATATTTGGCAGGAGGAAGGCTTACTAAGCTATGAAAAAAAGCCCTTTAAAAATGGTATGCATCCTTTTATAGTGAGTAAATTTAATATCGATGAAAAGGGTGTTTGGTATGGGCTTTTTAGAGACATTAAGCCTTTGCAAGATTATATTAATTATAGTGAAAATAAAATGATGAATATGATAGGCACTTTAAAGGCGTTTTTTGAAGAAGATGCCATTTTAGAAGCGGAGGAATTTATCAAACAAGCTAGTTTAGATAATGCTGTTGTGAAAGTAAGAAGCGGAGCTTTAAGAGATAATAAGCTTAAATTTGTAGAGCATCACAACGACATAGCGACCATTAGCGCTAAGGCAAATGAAAAGCGAAATTTAGCCAAAATGATAAGTGGTTTAAACGATGAAGCCTTAGGAATTGCTAATAATAGAATGAGTAATGATGCCATTTCACAACGCCGCGAAGCTGGGCTTATGGGCTTACAAGAATACCTAAATGCTTGTGATGCTATGGATAGGCTCATTTTTAAAAAGGCGATTGATTATATCAGTCTTTATTTTACCAAAAAACAAGTCTTTCAAATCAGTGATGAGAGGGTGGGGCAGAGGTATTTTAGCATTAATGAAAATGAAAATAACCGCATAAAAATAGGCAAATTTGACCTTTCTTATAAATCTCAAATCAAAACGCAGTCAAATGAGGAAAAATTAGCCTCTTGGGCTGAGATTATTAAAAGCTTTTCGCACGATCCTAACTTAATGAGCCAAATGATGCTTTTAATGCTAAAAGATGTCCAAAGCACACAGGCAAAAGACTTGCTTGAACTCATCACGCAAAAGCAAAATGAGGCACAAAATGAAAGTGAGAATTTAGAAAAAGAGCTAAATTTAGAAAATATGAAGCTTGAGCTTGAAAAGAAAAAAGCCGAGATTTTAGAGCTAAAAGCAAAAACGAAAAAATACTCCTCTCAAGGCGATTTAGCACACGGCGTAGCCATTAATCAAAGCACACAAAACGCCCTTTTACTTGAAAATCCAAAGAGTTTAGAGCAAAAGGGCAATGCCTCTATGCAAAAAGCGGGGCAGGATTTAAGGTAA